In one Dermacentor variabilis isolate Ectoservices chromosome 4, ASM5094787v1, whole genome shotgun sequence genomic region, the following are encoded:
- the LOC142579397 gene encoding cytosolic non-specific dipeptidase-like, whose product MDDSGIPKELAAVFRIIDEDKDQMLSWLKELVAIPTVSAEVSHRKDIMRLIEQTEKKLKKHGVHVALEPLGDQKLSDGSTIPYPPLLLASTKHDPVRKTLCVYGNLDVQPAHKGDGWDTEPFQPVEKDGRLFGRGTAHNKGPLTACIWALCAYLQSAGRPPLNVRMMIDSMQEVDSQGIAAYLKSSKKSELLDGIDYVCISDGVWLRPKTPCLTYALRGICHFQVEVTCADSDLHSGVYGGTAIEAMPDLMYLLNSLTDSEGRIKVPGIYDEVLPLTHEERKVYEGINFDLEAYRKELGVSRLAVADKVELLMRRWRYPSLSIHGVEGAHWSAGDKAVIPARVVGKFSIRTVPNQRVQKVRECVEKHLQVQFTKRGSPNQVRVFMTHCAEPWITDPSGPNFQAAEAAMKHAYGVVPDKTRGGFTVGPAKLIQDNVCRDVLVMSINPPGCGFHSQNESVRVADLVSAAKLFAAYMHELSKLK is encoded by the exons ATGGATGACAGCGGCATACCCAAGGAGCTGGCTGCAGTGTTTAG GATAATCGACGAAGACAAAGATCAAATGTTGTCCTGGCTGAAGGAGTTGGTTGCTATTCCCACTGTGTCTGCAGAAGTGAGCCACCGCAAAGACATCATGCGCCTCATAGAGCAGACAGAAAAG AAGCTGAAGAAACATGGCGTGCACGTCGCTTTGGAGCCTCTGGGTGACCAGAAGCTCTCGGACGGTAGCACGATACCGTACCCTCCTCTGCTTCTGGCCAGCACCAAGCACGACCCCGTGCGGAAGACGCTGTGCGTGTACGGCAACCTGGACGTCCAGCCTGCGCACAAG GGAGACGGATGGGACACGGAACCATTCCAGCCCGTGGAGAAGGATGGCCGCCTGTTTGGCCGCGGCACCGCGCACAACAAGGGTCCGCTGACCGCCTGCATCTGGGCTCTGTGCGCCTACCTGCAGAGCGCCGGAAGGCCGCCCCTCAACGTCAGG ATGATGATCGACAGCATGCAGGAAGTGGACTCGCAGGGCATCGCCGCTTACCTCAAGTCGAGCAAGAAGAGCGAGCTGCTGGATGGAATCGACTACGTGTGCATCTCGGACGGCGTCTGGTTGCGTCCGAAGACGCCGTGCCTCACCTACGCACTCCG GGGCATATGCCATTTCCAAGTTGAAGTGACTTGCGCCGATTCGGACCTTCATTCTGGAGTCTACGGTGGAACAGC CATCGAAGCGATGCCCGACCTGATGTACCTGCTCAACAGCTTGACTGACTCCGAGGGGCGAATCAAGGTGCCTGGCATCTATGACGAAGTGCTGCCCTTGACGCATGAGGAGCGCAAGGTGTACGAGGGCATCAATTTCGACCTT GAAGCGTACAGAAAGGAGTTGGGCGTCTCCAGGCTAGCCGTTGCCGACAAGGTGGAATTACTGATGCGTCGGTGGCGGTATCCTTCGCTCTCTATCCACG GCGTCGAGGGTGCCCACTGGTCGGCCGGCGACAAGGCTGTCATACCAGCCCGGGTGGTGGGCAAGTTCTCCATACGCACCGTGCCAAACCAGAGGGTGCAGAAGGTGCGCGAGTGCGTCGAGAAGCACCTGCAGGTCCAGTTCACCAAGCGGGGCAGCCCCAACCAAGTCAG GGTATTCATGACGCACTGTGCCGAGCCTTGGATCACAGATCCCAGTGGACCGAACTTTCAAGCCGCCGAAGCCGCCATGAAACACG CGTACGGCGTGGTGCCCGATAAGACCCGCGGTGGCTTCACGGTGGGCCCGGCGAAGCTTATCCAGGACAATGTCTGCCGGGACGTGCTGGTCATGTCCATCAACCCGCCCGGCTGCGGGTTCCACTCGCAGAACGAGAGCGTCCGCGTCGCCGATCTCGTCTCCGCG GCGAAGCTGTTCGCTGCATACATGCACGAGCTGTCCAAGCTGAAGTAG